The DNA window TTCGTCACatatcatccttacaaaaaatcactaaactTGGAAACCATAAGACGAGGTGCAGGATATTGCAGGTTTCTCCGGGatgtaagaactcgttttccCTTGGTACGCAAATTGTATCCAAGCTCAGCACCCGGCAGCCAAGTATCCATCAGGTGATCGAAACTCTGCCCTATAACAACGGATGAATCAGATGCATCAGTTATGACAAAGTTCCCATTGTCGAGAAGCTTTGCTGCACCAGAACTAGAAACATTTGATCTTCAACTAGTTGACCATGCTATAACTTTGGAGGGCTACTCAAGGTCAAGTTTCCATTTTCGAATTCTAATACTCAAAAGTTTTGGTTTGGAAACAGGTTGTTTTCGGTTTGTGAACCAAACCATAAGTAGATTCTTGTACCAGATGT is part of the Malus domestica chromosome 12, GDT2T_hap1 genome and encodes:
- the LOC139190121 gene encoding G-type lectin S-receptor-like serine/threonine-protein kinase At2g19130, translating into MSTAFHAISPGQYLSGSQTITSPGGTFELGSFTPGESQNYYIDICSGAAKLLDNGNFVITDASDSSVVIGQSFDHLMDTWLPGAELGYNLRTKGKRVLTSRRNLQYPAPRLMVSKFSDFL